The Micromonospora sp. NBC_00421 DNA window GCCCGCGCACCCGGTCCCCCTCGCCTTCGCATCGGCCCACCCGGACGCTGTCGTCCGGTCGCCCCCGCCCCCGCCGCCGTCGCGGTCGGGCCGGTCGGTCCGGTCCGGCTCCACCACCGCCCAGGGCCAGAACCGCCGGTACGCCTTCCGGCGCAGCTGATCCGCCCCCGGCGGGGACGTCCCGCACCAGATCGCCGAAACAGCGGTGTCCGGACCCCGGACACCGCTGTTTCGGCACAGTGGTGCCGGCGTGTCCCGGCGGTCCGGGTGCCTGGCCGCCCGGCATGCCCGGTGGGGCGATGGACCGGGTGGGAGTGGATCAGCCGATCAGGGGGCGGAAGGTGCCGAGCGCCACGCTGACCGCGAGCGCGCCGCCGGCCAGCGCCGCCGCGCCGACGACCAGCAGCCAGTCGGCCGGGCGGAACACCTGCCGGCGGGCCACCGTGCGCGGGGTGCCGGCGTCGAAGCCCCGGGCGTCCATCGCCACCGCCAGCCTGGTGCCGCGTCGGATCGCGCCCACCAGCAGGGCGAACGCCGTGGAGACGAAGAGTCGCAGCCGGGCCAGCGGGTTGCGGCCGGCGTCCACGCCCCGGGCCCGGCGGGCCATGGTCAACATCTGCCACTCCTGACCGAGCAGCGGCACCAGCCGGAAGGCGGCAAGCGCGCCGATGGCGAACCGGGCCGGGGCCTTCGCGTTCTGGACAAGCGCGTCGGCCAGGTCGGTCGGATCGGTGGTGGCGAAGACGATCACCCCGGGCAGGGCGACCGCGAACATCCGCAGCACCAGCCCGAGCGCGGTGACCACCACCCCCGAGGTGACAAGCAGCGGCCCGGCCTCCCACAGCACCCGGCCGGACCGGTCGGCGGCGAACAGGACCAGCGTGACCAGGATGCCGGCGGCCCCGGCCAGCAGCGGCAGTGCGCGGCGGGCCAGCACCCGGTAGCGGATGCCGAACAGCGGCAGCAACGCCAGCTCGACGGCGATCGCCACCGCCGGTGCGACCGGGTCGAGGCTGGCCACCAGCAGGAACGAGAAGACCAGCCCGGCCGCCAGCTTCGCCACCGGGTTGCGCCGGGCCAGCGGCGCACCGGGCCGGGCGACAGGTGCGAAACCGATCACGGTCCCTCCCGGGTGGGGCACAGGGTGACCGTCCGGTCGGCGAGCGCGGCGACGAAGTCCGTGTCGTGGGTGACGGTGACCACGCCGTGCCCTGCGTCGCGCAGGTCGGCGAAGAGGTCGACCAGCTCACCCCAGGTCCGCCGGTCCTGGCCGAAGGTGGGTTCGTCGCAGATCAGCAGCCGGGGCGCGGTGGCCAGGGCGGTCGCCACGCTGAGCCGCCGGGCCTCCCCACCGGAGAGGGTGTACGGGTTGGCACCGGCGAGCCGGGTCAGCCGCAGCCGGTCCAGCAACTCGTCCACGGTGGCCCGGACGGCGGGCTCGGGGCGGCCCGTCCGGCGGGGGCCGAGGGCCAGCTCGTCGTGGACGGTGCCGGTGACGAACTGGTGCTCCGGGTTCTGGAACACCGAGCCGATCCGGCCGGCCAGGGCGGGGGCCCGCCAGCGGTGCGGTGGGAGGCGGGTGTCCCCGTCGGCCAGCGCGGAGGTGCCGGCCAGCCGGCCGACGCCGGGGCGGAGCAAGCCGCCGAGCAGCAGCGCGAGGGTGGACTTGCCGGCCCCGTTGGGGCCCCGGACGGCGAGCGCCTCGCCGGCACGTACCGCCAGGTCGGTGGGGGCCAGCCGGGGTGGCAGGCCGAGCCGGTCGGCGGTGAGCAACTCCCCGCCCGGCGGCCCGGCGGCCGGGCGGGACGCGGTGGGGTGTCCGGGCACCCAGACCCCCTCGGCGGCGAGCGCGGCACCGTGTGCGGCGAAGACCGTCTCCGGTGGCCCGTCCGCCCGGACCCCGCCACCGGGTGCCAGCACCACCACCCGGTCGACCAGGGCGAGGGCGTCGGCGACCCGGTGCTCGACCAGGACCAGGGTGGTGTCGGGGTCCAGCGCGCCGGCCACCGCCCCGCGCACCAGCTCCGCGCCGGCCGGGTCGAGGTTGGCGGTCGGCTCGTCGAGCAGCAGCAGCCCGGGGCGCAGTGCCAGCACGCCGGCCAGGGCGAGTCGCTGCTGTTCGCCGCCGGACAGCGCCGCGGTGGGCCGGTCCCGGTGGTACGGGAAACCGACCCGGCGCAGCGCCTCGTCCACCCGGGGCCAGATCTCGTCGCCGGGCACCCCCCGGTTCTCCAGGCCGAACGCGACGTCGTCGCCGCTGCGGGCCATCACCAACTGGGACTGCGGGTCCTGGAAGACGGTGCCGACCCGCTCGCGGGCCTTGGCCGGGTCGAGGCCGTCGATCTCGACGGTGCCCTCCTGCTCGCCGGAGTCCGCCGGCAGCAGCCCGGCCAGCGCGGCCAGCAGGGTGCTCTTGCCGGCCCCGGACGGCCCGAGCAGCAGCACCCGTTCCCCGTGGTCGATCCGCAGGTCCACCCCGCGTACCGCCCAGGCCCGCCGACCGGCGTGCCGCCAGCCGAAGCCGACCAGCCTCACACTCGCCACGTCGCCGGCACCTCCATGATCGCCAGGGAAGGTCAGACCAGGGTGCGGTCACGGCCGGAGGGGAACCGGTCCAGCACGCCGGTCTCGGCCAGCGCGCGGGTCAGGTACCAGCCGCCGACCCCGGCGACGACGGCGGCGCTGAGCACCGTCAGCGCCGCGTACGGCAGCCGGTAGCTGGTCAGGGCGTACTCGGCGTTCCAGACGAAGAAGTCGAACAGGGCGGCGCTCAGCCCGGTCAGCGCGCCGGCCAGCACCGCCACCGGCAGCCGGAACGACCGGTAGCGGAACGCGGCGAAGGCCAACTCCGCGCCGAGACCCTGGATCAGCCCCTGCACGATGGTGATGCCGCCCCACTCCGCGCCGAGCAGCGCGGAGACGGTGGCGGCGACGGCCTCGCAGAACAGGGCCGCCCCGGGCTTGCGGATCACCAGGCCGCCGAGCACCGCCGGGACCAGCCAGACGCCGTA harbors:
- a CDS encoding energy-coupling factor transporter transmembrane component T family protein; translated protein: MIGFAPVARPGAPLARRNPVAKLAAGLVFSFLLVASLDPVAPAVAIAVELALLPLFGIRYRVLARRALPLLAGAAGILVTLVLFAADRSGRVLWEAGPLLVTSGVVVTALGLVLRMFAVALPGVIVFATTDPTDLADALVQNAKAPARFAIGALAAFRLVPLLGQEWQMLTMARRARGVDAGRNPLARLRLFVSTAFALLVGAIRRGTRLAVAMDARGFDAGTPRTVARRQVFRPADWLLVVGAAALAGGALAVSVALGTFRPLIG
- a CDS encoding ABC transporter ATP-binding protein, with amino-acid sequence MASVRLVGFGWRHAGRRAWAVRGVDLRIDHGERVLLLGPSGAGKSTLLAALAGLLPADSGEQEGTVEIDGLDPAKARERVGTVFQDPQSQLVMARSGDDVAFGLENRGVPGDEIWPRVDEALRRVGFPYHRDRPTAALSGGEQQRLALAGVLALRPGLLLLDEPTANLDPAGAELVRGAVAGALDPDTTLVLVEHRVADALALVDRVVVLAPGGGVRADGPPETVFAAHGAALAAEGVWVPGHPTASRPAAGPPGGELLTADRLGLPPRLAPTDLAVRAGEALAVRGPNGAGKSTLALLLGGLLRPGVGRLAGTSALADGDTRLPPHRWRAPALAGRIGSVFQNPEHQFVTGTVHDELALGPRRTGRPEPAVRATVDELLDRLRLTRLAGANPYTLSGGEARRLSVATALATAPRLLICDEPTFGQDRRTWGELVDLFADLRDAGHGVVTVTHDTDFVAALADRTVTLCPTREGP
- a CDS encoding ECF transporter S component, which gives rise to MKHTDSNRWRTIDIVVAAVIAVAFGVIFWAWGLVWKAADPAFAAAPASQAVMYGVWLVPAVLGGLVIRKPGAALFCEAVAATVSALLGAEWGGITIVQGLIQGLGAELAFAAFRYRSFRLPVAVLAGALTGLSAALFDFFVWNAEYALTSYRLPYAALTVLSAAVVAGVGGWYLTRALAETGVLDRFPSGRDRTLV